A stretch of the Pseudomonas helvetica genome encodes the following:
- a CDS encoding oligopeptide/dipeptide ABC transporter ATP-binding protein, translating to MNSAVIHTVTKMAPTILQLNDVRVRFPVSNDWLGRPRGYAHALNGIDLQVRAGETLGIVGESGCGKSTLAQLLMGLVPPSSGELNWAGRSGSEGSRNIQIVFQDPQSSLDPRLPIWRIITEPLYARGHAPRAQMRDVAARVAAQVGIRPEYLDRFPHQFSGGQRQRIAIARALSSDPDIIVLDEPTSALDISVQAQILNLLAELQRTRNLTYILISHNVSVVRHMANRVAVMYLGQIVELGSAAQVLDQPRHPYTRLLLEAVPRLGVPLHAEQVAAPTELPGNRLLPSGCFFRERCSLCTVGCEKPQALLGDEQQRVRCHLQS from the coding sequence ATGAACAGTGCCGTCATTCATACCGTCACCAAAATGGCACCCACGATTCTTCAACTTAATGATGTTCGCGTCCGTTTCCCCGTCAGTAATGACTGGCTTGGTCGACCAAGGGGATATGCCCACGCCCTGAACGGCATTGACCTTCAAGTGCGGGCAGGCGAAACCCTGGGTATTGTGGGCGAGTCAGGCTGTGGTAAAAGCACATTGGCGCAGCTATTGATGGGCTTGGTGCCACCGAGCAGCGGTGAACTGAACTGGGCCGGTCGCAGCGGCAGCGAAGGCAGCAGAAACATTCAAATTGTTTTCCAAGATCCACAGTCTTCGCTTGATCCACGCCTGCCTATCTGGAGAATCATCACCGAGCCGTTATACGCCCGAGGCCATGCCCCCCGTGCGCAGATGCGCGATGTGGCGGCCAGGGTCGCGGCCCAAGTCGGCATCCGCCCAGAATACCTGGACCGCTTCCCCCACCAGTTTTCCGGTGGTCAGCGTCAGCGGATTGCCATCGCCCGAGCCCTTTCATCAGACCCGGATATTATTGTCCTGGACGAACCAACATCGGCGCTGGACATCTCGGTTCAGGCACAGATCCTTAACCTTCTTGCTGAGTTACAAAGAACTCGCAATCTGACTTATATCCTGATTTCCCACAACGTATCAGTAGTACGTCATATGGCAAACCGGGTAGCTGTGATGTACTTGGGGCAAATTGTTGAACTTGGCAGCGCAGCCCAAGTACTCGATCAGCCACGCCATCCTTATACCCGCCTGTTGCTTGAAGCTGTACCGCGACTAGGTGTGCCGCTGCATGCCGAACAAGTTGCGGCTCCTACCGAATTGCCAGGTAACCGTCTGCTACCGAGTGGCTGCTTCTTCCGCGAACGTTGCAGCCTGTGCACCGTTGGCTGCGAAAAGCCCCAGGCTTTGCTAGGAGATGAGCAGCAGCGTGTGCGATGTCATTTACAAAGCTGA
- a CDS encoding sensor domain-containing diguanylate cyclase — MIFKLESARRSVEAARALQIASTYSNAIERVLEHALSATNALAVMVRQGHGSVPDFADLAHYMIPLYKGAYALSLAPEGVMRQIEPIVDNRLVEGHDLFEGQDRNTIIRALKNEALFWGPFKLIQGPQGAIGRLPVFLESASGEQYFWGFTVVTLKLPEALENADLGGIEKQGYAYKLSGLNPQTNSEEVISASAVPMDNSRLDVPVRVSGREWVLSVSKIALWQDQVRLAFDVALILFVSMLMAWLAYSIAGLAAQKKKLQEVALYDALTGLPNRRLLTERMETALASARRKNKRVAVCYLDLDGFKVINDTLGHAAGDYLLVEVSRRLQSCLRATDTLARVGGDEFVILLVDLIEVKESEDILGRVIGVASAPVDINGIEVIVSASVGAAFFIPQSGDEADQLLRRADHAMYTAKKKGKNRYLFADDLEVRP; from the coding sequence GTGATATTCAAGCTGGAGTCCGCCCGCAGGAGTGTAGAGGCCGCTCGTGCCTTACAGATCGCCTCAACGTATTCAAATGCTATTGAGCGAGTGTTGGAGCACGCACTGTCGGCAACAAATGCTTTAGCGGTAATGGTTCGTCAAGGCCATGGCAGCGTTCCTGATTTTGCTGATCTTGCCCACTATATGATCCCTTTATATAAAGGAGCCTACGCGCTATCGCTGGCGCCGGAGGGTGTCATGCGACAAATAGAACCTATAGTGGATAACCGGTTGGTGGAAGGTCACGATTTATTTGAGGGGCAGGATCGAAACACTATCATCAGGGCGTTGAAGAATGAGGCATTGTTTTGGGGACCCTTTAAGTTGATCCAGGGACCGCAGGGAGCCATTGGTCGACTGCCGGTTTTTTTGGAGTCGGCATCCGGGGAACAATATTTTTGGGGGTTTACTGTCGTTACATTGAAACTTCCCGAAGCATTGGAAAATGCCGATTTAGGCGGAATTGAGAAGCAAGGTTATGCGTATAAACTTTCAGGCCTGAACCCGCAGACCAATAGCGAAGAAGTCATTTCGGCGTCAGCCGTACCAATGGATAACTCCAGGTTGGATGTTCCGGTGCGGGTATCTGGGCGGGAGTGGGTGCTGAGCGTATCGAAAATAGCCCTATGGCAAGATCAGGTCCGGCTGGCTTTTGACGTGGCGTTAATTCTGTTCGTCAGTATGTTGATGGCTTGGCTTGCGTACTCAATTGCTGGCTTGGCAGCGCAGAAGAAAAAACTGCAAGAGGTCGCATTGTATGATGCCCTGACAGGGTTGCCTAATCGGCGACTTTTGACCGAGCGCATGGAAACTGCTTTGGCAAGTGCACGCCGCAAGAATAAGAGAGTGGCGGTTTGTTATTTGGACCTTGATGGTTTTAAAGTGATTAACGACACCTTGGGGCATGCGGCAGGCGATTATTTGTTGGTGGAAGTGTCCAGACGATTACAGTCTTGCTTGAGAGCCACCGATACCTTGGCCCGCGTGGGGGGTGATGAATTTGTAATTTTGTTGGTCGATTTGATTGAAGTGAAAGAGAGTGAGGACATCCTCGGGCGTGTGATTGGTGTCGCGAGTGCACCAGTCGATATAAACGGGATAGAGGTTATCGTGTCTGCGAGTGTAGGTGCTGCATTTTTTATTCCTCAAAGTGGAGACGAGGCGGATCAATTACTACGTCGTGCAGATCACGCGATGTATACGGCCAAGAAAAAAGGAAAAAACAGGTACCTGTTTGCTGATGATCTGGAGGTTCGGCCATAA
- a CDS encoding GFA family protein encodes MTTGQCLCGAVHFSLGVEPRFFYRCHCSLCRKQTGVGHNLATVVKARDFRWEEGPGAITSWRKFSGYRNDFCSRCGSTVPNALRETPYFWIPLGLLDGKLSMKCIGDFCTDDAMPWDEQRSGKSHCSTPDSLGFLLQELQVDND; translated from the coding sequence ATGACAACAGGGCAGTGTCTTTGCGGGGCTGTACATTTTTCCCTCGGGGTTGAACCACGATTTTTTTATCGATGCCATTGCAGCCTGTGCCGCAAGCAAACCGGGGTCGGCCATAATCTCGCCACAGTGGTCAAAGCTCGCGACTTTCGATGGGAAGAAGGGCCAGGTGCGATCACCAGTTGGCGCAAATTCAGCGGGTACAGAAATGACTTTTGCTCACGATGTGGCTCGACCGTGCCTAATGCTCTTCGCGAAACGCCTTACTTCTGGATTCCGCTTGGACTTCTCGATGGCAAACTGAGCATGAAGTGTATTGGAGATTTCTGCACCGATGACGCTATGCCATGGGATGAACAACGCTCGGGAAAAAGTCATTGCTCAACCCCGGACTCACTTGGGTTTCTTCTGCAGGAGCTCCAGGTCGACAATGATTGA
- a CDS encoding MFS transporter, with product MNKPSSTDIEKSTMRKLGIRLIPFLVLCYFIAYVDRVNIGFAALTMNQDIGLTASAFGFGATLFFVAYVLCEMPSNMAMERFGARRWIARIMITWGIVGFCSAFAVGPISYSISRFLLGAAEAGFFPGVILYLTQCIPKAYMARIVALFMVAIPLSNFLGSPVSALLLQLDGLAGFKGWQWLLMLEAIPAITLGLLALKVLPNRPSEAKWLTQQEQDWLGEQLTNDKAARDSGIPQHAHSISGTLKAVFTNKYVWVLSIIYMGSSATSNTLSLWMPQILKSFHLTNMQTGLMNMIPFGMAAAFMIYWGLRADKSGERIKSTAIPLAITAVSFAATLFTDSLTITLVLLTLVLMGNYAIKGPFWALCSESLPPATLATGIAAINTFAHLGTGAMSSVIGVLRDQTGSFPIALMPLCIVTAIGSLLVFLIGKQNARAKQIATVGS from the coding sequence ATGAACAAGCCATCCAGTACTGACATTGAAAAATCGACCATGCGCAAGTTGGGGATTCGCCTGATCCCCTTTCTCGTACTCTGTTATTTCATCGCCTACGTTGACCGAGTCAATATCGGCTTCGCTGCACTGACCATGAACCAGGACATCGGCCTGACGGCCAGTGCCTTCGGATTCGGCGCCACGCTGTTTTTCGTCGCTTATGTCCTGTGCGAAATGCCCAGCAACATGGCCATGGAGCGTTTCGGTGCCCGCCGGTGGATCGCGCGCATCATGATCACCTGGGGCATCGTCGGTTTCTGTTCGGCATTTGCGGTCGGGCCGATATCCTATTCGATTTCCCGATTCCTCTTGGGGGCAGCCGAAGCCGGCTTCTTTCCCGGCGTCATTCTTTACCTCACGCAATGCATCCCCAAAGCGTACATGGCTCGTATCGTTGCGCTATTCATGGTGGCGATACCACTCTCCAACTTTCTCGGTTCACCGGTGTCGGCACTGCTGTTGCAATTGGACGGTCTGGCCGGATTCAAGGGATGGCAGTGGTTACTGATGCTTGAAGCCATTCCCGCCATCACCCTGGGATTGCTCGCGCTGAAAGTGTTGCCCAATCGCCCAAGCGAAGCGAAATGGTTGACTCAGCAGGAACAGGATTGGCTAGGCGAGCAGCTGACTAACGATAAGGCCGCGCGCGACAGTGGCATTCCTCAGCACGCTCACAGCATCAGCGGCACCCTCAAGGCCGTGTTTACCAACAAATATGTATGGGTGCTTTCGATTATCTACATGGGCAGTTCGGCAACCAGCAACACGCTGTCGTTGTGGATGCCGCAGATACTGAAATCCTTCCATCTGACCAACATGCAAACAGGTCTGATGAACATGATTCCGTTCGGCATGGCCGCAGCGTTCATGATTTACTGGGGACTGCGTGCAGACAAGAGCGGGGAGCGGATCAAGAGCACTGCTATTCCGCTGGCCATTACTGCGGTGAGCTTCGCTGCCACGCTGTTCACGGACTCCCTGACCATTACGCTGGTACTGCTGACGCTCGTATTGATGGGTAACTATGCGATCAAGGGGCCGTTCTGGGCACTTTGCTCCGAATCCCTGCCGCCGGCGACGTTGGCCACCGGGATTGCAGCGATCAATACTTTTGCCCACTTGGGTACGGGTGCCATGAGTTCGGTGATCGGTGTACTGCGTGATCAGACCGGGAGCTTTCCAATTGCACTGATGCCGCTCTGCATAGTGACCGCTATCGGCTCGTTATTGGTGTTTCTGATTGGCAAACAGAACGCTCGTGCGAAGCAAATCGCTACGGTCGGCAGCTGA
- a CDS encoding amidohydrolase family protein, translating into MSATCSTSITGIDSHAHVFSRGLKLAATRRYAPDYDATLAEYLNHLGAHGLSHGVLVQPSFLGTDNSYLLAALRQVPERLRGVVVLEPGVSRALLNDMARIGVVGVRLNLMDKALPDFHDRTWREFFSHIADLDWHVELHREVKDLPALIHQLTPIGLKLVIDHFGRPDARLGIDQPGFSELLELGSRGSIWMKVSGIYRLGGTPQQNLNFARSALPLLEQSFGLHQLVWGSDWPHTQHEKSIGFGTVIDQRQALECSMQLSHSLLVQAPQRLFGFAQREG; encoded by the coding sequence ATGTCTGCTACCTGTTCAACATCGATCACTGGCATCGACTCCCATGCTCATGTCTTTAGCAGGGGGCTGAAGCTGGCCGCTACACGGCGCTACGCCCCTGACTACGATGCCACGCTTGCGGAGTATCTGAATCACCTGGGTGCCCATGGCTTGAGTCACGGCGTATTGGTGCAGCCGAGCTTTCTGGGCACCGACAATAGCTACCTGCTGGCGGCACTGAGGCAAGTGCCGGAGCGGTTGCGAGGAGTGGTCGTGCTGGAGCCGGGCGTTAGTCGTGCCCTGTTGAATGACATGGCCCGCATCGGCGTGGTCGGCGTTCGCTTGAACCTGATGGACAAGGCGTTACCTGATTTTCACGATCGCACCTGGAGAGAATTTTTCAGCCACATCGCTGATCTTGACTGGCATGTCGAATTGCATCGGGAGGTAAAGGATCTGCCGGCACTGATCCATCAATTGACGCCGATCGGTTTGAAGCTGGTGATTGATCACTTCGGACGGCCGGATGCCCGTTTGGGAATTGATCAGCCAGGGTTTTCCGAGTTGCTCGAATTGGGATCGAGAGGGTCGATCTGGATGAAGGTATCGGGAATTTATCGTTTGGGAGGTACGCCGCAACAAAACCTCAATTTCGCCCGATCGGCATTACCGCTGTTGGAGCAAAGTTTCGGCCTCCACCAACTGGTATGGGGCAGTGACTGGCCACACACGCAGCATGAGAAAAGCATCGGTTTCGGCACAGTGATCGATCAGCGGCAAGCCCTGGAGTGTTCGATGCAACTGAGCCATTCGCTGCTCGTGCAAGCACCTCAACGGTTATTCGGTTTTGCACAACGTGAAGGCTGA
- a CDS encoding MFS transporter, with protein MFSWYRQVTPRERKTFWACFGGWSLDALEVQMFGLAIPALIAAFALTKGDAGLISGVTLVTSAIGGWVGGTLSDRYGRVRTLQWMILWFSFFTFLSAFVTGFQQLLMVKALQGFGIGGEWAAGAVLMAETINPKYRGKVMGTVQSAWAVGWGVAVGVFALIYSFVPQDMAWRVMFIGGLLPALLIIWVRRNVEEPDSFQRLQKEHAIAQSFFKSLAGIFRPELIRVTLFGGLLGLGAHGGYHAVMTWLPTFLKTERNLSVLNSGGYLAVIILAFWCGCVVSGFLIDRIGRRKNIVLFALCCVVTVQCYVFLPLTNTQMLFLGFPLGFFAAGIPASLGALFNELYPADVRGAGVGFCYNFGRVLSAVFPFLVGHMSDSMSLGSAIGIDAGIAYGVAVIAALCLPETRGRSLDAAIPSVSVQGSESARA; from the coding sequence ATGTTCAGCTGGTATCGCCAAGTCACTCCTCGGGAGCGCAAAACGTTTTGGGCCTGCTTCGGTGGATGGTCGCTGGACGCACTGGAAGTACAAATGTTCGGCCTGGCGATCCCGGCGTTAATTGCCGCTTTCGCCCTGACCAAGGGCGATGCCGGGCTCATCAGCGGCGTCACGTTGGTCACTTCGGCCATTGGCGGGTGGGTAGGGGGGACGTTGTCCGACCGCTACGGCCGTGTGCGTACATTGCAGTGGATGATTTTGTGGTTCTCCTTCTTCACCTTTCTGTCCGCCTTCGTCACCGGGTTCCAGCAGTTGCTGATGGTCAAGGCGCTGCAAGGCTTCGGCATTGGCGGTGAGTGGGCGGCCGGCGCGGTACTGATGGCCGAAACCATCAACCCGAAATACCGCGGCAAAGTGATGGGCACCGTACAAAGTGCCTGGGCCGTAGGTTGGGGGGTGGCGGTCGGGGTTTTTGCGTTGATTTACTCGTTCGTACCGCAAGACATGGCCTGGCGTGTGATGTTCATCGGTGGCTTGTTGCCGGCGCTCCTGATCATCTGGGTACGGCGTAATGTCGAGGAGCCCGACAGCTTCCAGCGTCTGCAAAAAGAACACGCCATCGCGCAAAGTTTTTTCAAATCCCTGGCCGGTATTTTCCGTCCTGAACTGATCCGCGTGACACTGTTCGGCGGGCTGTTGGGCCTGGGTGCACACGGCGGGTACCACGCGGTAATGACGTGGCTGCCGACATTCCTCAAGACCGAACGCAACCTGTCGGTGCTGAATTCTGGCGGCTACCTTGCCGTGATCATCCTTGCCTTCTGGTGTGGCTGCGTCGTCAGCGGATTCTTGATCGACCGTATTGGCCGTCGCAAAAACATCGTGCTGTTCGCCCTGTGCTGCGTCGTTACCGTGCAGTGCTACGTGTTCCTGCCCCTGACCAATACCCAAATGCTCTTCCTCGGTTTTCCGCTCGGCTTCTTCGCAGCGGGTATTCCGGCCAGCCTCGGTGCACTGTTCAACGAGCTGTACCCGGCGGACGTGCGCGGCGCTGGCGTGGGTTTTTGCTACAACTTCGGCCGAGTGCTCTCGGCGGTATTCCCGTTTCTGGTCGGCCATATGAGCGATTCCATGTCACTGGGCTCGGCCATTGGCATCGACGCCGGGATCGCTTACGGCGTGGCCGTTATCGCAGCCCTTTGCCTGCCAGAAACCCGTGGTCGCAGTCTCGACGCTGCGATCCCGTCCGTCTCGGTGCAAGGCAGCGAGAGCGCCCGAGCGTGA
- a CDS encoding GntR family transcriptional regulator: MNSLSSDVRLPLYQRLRDQLAEQIANNRWRPGEAIPTEAALSAEYKLSTGTVRKAVDALVSEGVLERQQGRGTFVRRPQFQSSLFRFFRFQTAAGERQVPESRILSIEPVAAPSAVAQALGLPIDAPVIRIVRVRLLDVQPVLAEEIWLPRSRFQPLLEIDLNRKGPLLYPIYEELCGQVVASAEEALTAESVNDVHARLLKIPVNSPVVVIERLARDYAGTPLEWRRSRGHAEHFRYSVDIR, translated from the coding sequence ATGAATTCCCTGTCCAGTGATGTCCGCCTACCGCTTTATCAACGCCTGCGTGATCAGTTGGCTGAACAGATTGCCAACAATCGTTGGCGTCCGGGGGAGGCCATTCCCACTGAAGCTGCGCTTTCAGCGGAGTACAAACTGTCCACCGGCACCGTGCGCAAGGCGGTCGACGCGCTGGTCAGTGAGGGCGTTCTGGAGCGTCAGCAAGGTCGAGGTACCTTCGTTCGTCGGCCTCAGTTTCAATCTTCGCTTTTCCGCTTCTTCCGCTTCCAGACTGCTGCGGGTGAACGCCAGGTCCCGGAGAGTCGCATTCTGTCTATCGAACCGGTGGCCGCACCCTCGGCGGTGGCCCAGGCGCTAGGGCTGCCAATCGACGCGCCGGTCATTCGCATTGTCCGCGTTCGTCTTCTGGATGTTCAGCCGGTACTTGCCGAAGAAATCTGGCTGCCTCGCAGCCGGTTTCAGCCGCTACTGGAGATCGACCTGAATCGAAAAGGGCCATTGCTTTACCCGATTTACGAAGAGCTCTGCGGTCAGGTCGTCGCCTCTGCCGAAGAAGCACTCACCGCCGAGTCGGTAAATGACGTGCATGCGCGGTTATTGAAAATACCGGTCAACAGTCCCGTGGTGGTGATCGAGCGTCTGGCGCGTGACTACGCCGGTACGCCTCTGGAGTGGCGGCGCTCCCGTGGGCATGCCGAGCATTTCCGTTACAGCGTGGATATTCGCTAG
- a CDS encoding Mut7-C RNAse domain-containing protein has protein sequence MTRATFRFYEELNDFLPAERRRQSFTCECARGATVKHMIEALGIPHTEVELVLLNGESVGLERVIFDGDRLAVYPKFETLDISPLLKVRAQPLRVLRFVADAHLGGLANLLRMSGFDTLYDNRFEDGEIAEIAAQQGRIVLTRDRELLKRRIISHGCYVHALKPSLQLREVYERLDLARSARPFSLCLHCNLPLHEISPELARPLVPPRVGALYSHFLRCDACQRIYWEGSHWRGMCALLAPLLDR, from the coding sequence ATGACCCGTGCAACCTTCCGCTTCTACGAGGAGCTCAACGATTTCCTGCCGGCCGAACGGCGGAGGCAGTCCTTTACCTGCGAGTGCGCGCGCGGGGCGACGGTCAAGCACATGATCGAGGCGCTCGGCATACCGCACACCGAGGTCGAGCTGGTGCTGCTCAACGGCGAGTCGGTGGGCCTCGAGCGGGTAATCTTCGACGGTGACCGGTTGGCGGTGTATCCCAAGTTCGAAACGCTGGACATCAGCCCGCTGCTAAAGGTTCGTGCGCAACCTTTACGGGTGCTGCGCTTCGTCGCTGATGCGCACCTTGGCGGGCTGGCCAACCTGCTGCGCATGAGTGGCTTCGACACCCTATACGACAATCGCTTCGAAGATGGCGAGATCGCCGAGATCGCGGCGCAGCAAGGGCGCATCGTGCTAACCCGCGACCGCGAACTGCTCAAGCGGCGGATCATCAGCCACGGCTGTTACGTGCATGCCCTGAAACCGTCGCTGCAACTGCGCGAAGTGTACGAGCGCCTCGACCTGGCGCGTAGCGCGCGGCCCTTCAGCCTGTGCCTGCATTGCAACCTGCCGCTGCACGAAATCAGCCCGGAACTGGCCCGGCCACTGGTGCCGCCACGCGTTGGTGCCCTCTATTCGCACTTCCTGCGCTGCGACGCCTGCCAACGAATTTACTGGGAGGGTTCGCACTGGCGCGGCATGTGTGCCCTGCTGGCACCTCTGCTGGACCGATAG
- a CDS encoding DUF2986 domain-containing protein, producing MNRRKKINQLLKANAKKASAKLAPKSKSKYICKADRLKLAAESTLDSITSSES from the coding sequence ATGAATCGTCGTAAAAAAATAAATCAGTTATTAAAGGCTAACGCCAAAAAGGCCAGCGCCAAATTGGCACCGAAAAGCAAGTCTAAATACATTTGCAAAGCCGACCGATTGAAGCTGGCGGCTGAATCCACTCTCGACTCAATCACTTCTTCCGAGAGCTGA
- a CDS encoding HAD hydrolase-like protein, whose amino-acid sequence MSYRLVIFDFDGTLADSFSFFVTVFNQVADKHAFRRIHPQELDSLRKQGAREIMTHIGMPRWKLPLVARTFMGLMKKHRSSILLFENIANALTHLDEKGLILAVVSSNSRENVTQILGSSCRHIQAFECGASIFGKASRLRRVMRKFGVAREDVIYIGDQPTDGEAAATAGIAFGAVAWGYGTHDAFDTLQSHEWFADVSELRRLALRNSTAHQVSP is encoded by the coding sequence ATGTCATACCGACTTGTCATTTTCGACTTTGATGGCACGCTCGCTGATTCATTTTCGTTCTTTGTTACGGTGTTCAACCAAGTTGCTGACAAGCACGCATTCCGTCGGATTCACCCGCAAGAGTTGGACTCTCTGCGCAAGCAGGGAGCTCGGGAGATCATGACGCATATCGGAATGCCCCGCTGGAAGTTGCCTCTGGTAGCACGAACCTTCATGGGCTTGATGAAGAAACATCGAAGCTCGATCCTGCTCTTTGAAAACATCGCCAATGCCCTGACCCATCTTGACGAAAAGGGACTGATTCTGGCCGTGGTGTCTTCTAATTCCCGAGAAAATGTCACGCAAATTCTGGGCTCCAGCTGTCGACATATCCAGGCCTTCGAGTGCGGTGCCTCGATTTTCGGCAAGGCGTCTCGCTTGCGTCGTGTCATGCGCAAATTCGGCGTGGCGCGAGAGGACGTGATCTACATCGGCGACCAACCTACGGATGGTGAAGCCGCAGCGACTGCCGGTATCGCCTTTGGCGCGGTTGCCTGGGGATATGGGACACATGATGCATTCGACACACTTCAATCCCATGAGTGGTTCGCCGATGTCAGCGAATTACGGCGACTGGCACTCAGAAACTCAACCGCGCACCAGGTAAGCCCCTAA